A genomic region of Vanessa tameamea isolate UH-Manoa-2023 chromosome 11, ilVanTame1 primary haplotype, whole genome shotgun sequence contains the following coding sequences:
- the LOC113402502 gene encoding probable E3 SUMO-protein ligase RNF212 — MDWIHCNNCFNQLEPGVTLHLTSCGHMFCNNCLNNGLKEGTCLVCRVPCSIMKLVPDMNQEIQDYFTDPEELIKKCSEVLQFQRQHRRRLLSYLLQSTKKFYKARSELKRMTELCQTQHKQLKEYQKIVKKLDNQLNRAGQPKQMSPFSVPISPGSNLSPTFIQTTPTYKRNAKSTPYNQPYQSNLLTPTRISKQRTASFSASQRSNTSNKISSTVFTPPTPESVGYSNFLKNL, encoded by the exons atggattggATTCACtgtaataattgtttcaatCAATTGGAACCTGGTGTTACTCTTCATTTGACGTCATGTGGTCACATGTTTTGCAACAACTGCCTTAACAATg GTTTAAAAGAAGGTACATGTCTTGTATGCCGAGTGCCGTGCTCTATTATGAAATTAGTTCCGGAC ATGAATCAAGAAATCCAAGATTATTTTACAGATCCCGAAGAATTGATTAAAAAGTGTTCTGAAGTTCTACAATTTCAAAGGCAGCACAGACGTCGATTATTGTCATATTTATTGCAATCG ACGAAAAAATTCTACAAAGCTAGAAGCGAATTAAAACGTATGACAGAGCTTTGTCAAACGCAGCACAAACAGCTTAAGGAGTATCAGAAGATTGTTAAGAAATTAGATAACCAGCTCAACCGAGCCGGTCAACCGA AGCAAATGTCTCCATTCAGCGTGCCCATATCGCCCGGCAGTAATTTGTCCCCAACCTTCATTCAGACTACGCCTACGTATAAGAGAAACGCTAAAAGCACTCCATATAAT CAACCATATCAGTCCAACCTCCTGACCCCGACGCGGATAAGCAAGCAACGGACGGCAAGCTTCAGCGCGAGTCAG agGTCAAATACGTCAAACAAGATATCGTCAACTGTATTCACGCCTCCAACGCCAGAGTCGGTTGGGTACAGCAACTTTTTAA